From the Bacteroidia bacterium genome, one window contains:
- a CDS encoding peptidylprolyl isomerase — MAAKNGDMVSVHYTGTLADGTVFDSSRDRDPLSFTIGAGQVIAGFNSAVEGMEIGDVRTVSIPAKDAYGEYRDEWAINVKPTDIPPEIQPEVGMDLEMHQSDGGSIPVRVTSVSEESVTLDANHPLAGMDLTFEIELVSVD, encoded by the coding sequence GTGGCAGCAAAGAATGGAGATATGGTCAGCGTGCATTATACAGGGACGCTGGCGGACGGGACGGTGTTCGACAGTTCGCGCGATCGCGATCCTCTGTCCTTCACCATCGGGGCGGGGCAGGTCATCGCCGGCTTCAACAGCGCGGTGGAAGGCATGGAAATCGGCGACGTGCGGACGGTGAGTATTCCCGCGAAGGACGCCTATGGCGAGTATCGGGACGAATGGGCCATCAATGTCAAGCCGACCGACATTCCCCCGGAGATTCAGCCCGAAGTGGGGATGGATCTCGAGATGCATCAATCCGACGGCGGGAGCATCCCTGTTCGCGTGACGAGTGTGAGTGAAGAATCCGTGACACTCGACGCAAATCATCCCCTCGCCGGTATGGATCTCACATTCGAGATAGAACTGGTATCGGTGGACTGA
- a CDS encoding M23 family metallopeptidase, whose translation MKLTYAVLLILCLGGCAANTDTGMNGSSARERDVNGNTAATADIARPALFDKPLPWPVSSGSVVKQFGDQINPVLGTVTHNPGIDISVPVGSPVMSVAPGKVSLIESIPGYGNIVILEHDNAVFSVYAHLSEISLTKGDAVAAQQVIAMSGESIDGPGLHFELWHQRQKQNPLLLLEQR comes from the coding sequence ATGAAGCTCACCTACGCAGTACTTTTAATTCTGTGCCTCGGCGGCTGCGCTGCAAACACCGATACGGGCATGAACGGTAGCTCCGCCCGCGAAAGGGATGTCAACGGTAACACTGCCGCCACTGCGGACATTGCCAGACCCGCGTTGTTCGACAAACCTCTCCCGTGGCCCGTTTCAAGCGGAAGCGTGGTGAAGCAATTCGGCGATCAAATCAATCCGGTATTGGGCACCGTCACCCACAATCCGGGCATCGACATCTCGGTACCCGTGGGTTCGCCCGTCATGTCCGTCGCGCCTGGCAAAGTATCCCTGATTGAATCCATCCCGGGCTATGGCAACATTGTGATACTCGAGCATGACAATGCGGTGTTCTCGGTGTACGCGCATCTTTCCGAAATCAGCTTGACGAAGGGAGATGCAGTGGCCGCGCAACAGGTCATTGCCATGAGCGGCGAGAGCATCGACGGTCCCGGCCTGCATTTCGAATTGTGGCATCAGCGGCAAAAACAAAATCCCCTGCTGCTACTTGAACAACGATAA
- a CDS encoding VWA domain-containing protein has protein sequence MHYPLSIIRNTLLLLALLASTALSQPLELRIHSIDAGALPQMRLKVAVTRGGVALTQPGRAVFSLLDNGQPMQIDVDCPDSSIMNNVALVLDNSGSLGGLAFDSLKAGTHSVVDSLRDNDATAMYNFSNGGQRVLDFTTDKAILHSTVSAMTLGGNTPLYQTIDMALRDLDARVGRKYCIVFTDGVDNASSVLWSDLIPRAQAAGIRVYIIGFGNTELSDDILSTIARDTGGRYWRIFAPALIAGILRSIASEIASPYCTINYEATGCADSLRILNLSATLDGQSAATDTAYVSPFRADTLYASVVAPDRILPGDRALVYIALQPGLHTGLELSFRFLLRYDPALLSATPPTAITVGTITQNTAARVRQLRPGVLQFSAEFAVPGMSQGNLIGIQLRHAVGDSSRPVVLTLDSLTLTAGCPTTVILISDTMEVCQCEQSFIANMHGIAIATHGEEVTVPLAIPLPGSSVPVLLRTWLHYAATALRFSGVDDAAGEGWDAQIDEANGRLRIDLYTRSNADSLLPRLRFLAHGEKKPMRTFVGVDSMKLYADCCYNTGSSGQWVWVDGRCEFLVRRKAVATIVSTYPNPAYDMLHVATSITSTETAPALLELFDARGQLVRSVHLSTEISERITSLGVQDLPPGRYTIRLSTAASISARTVMVVR, from the coding sequence ATGCATTATCCATTGTCCATTATCCGCAACACCCTCCTTCTCCTTGCCCTCCTCGCCTCCACGGCACTCTCGCAGCCGCTGGAGCTGCGCATTCATTCTATTGATGCGGGGGCACTGCCGCAGATGCGGCTGAAGGTTGCGGTGACGCGCGGAGGTGTGGCGCTGACGCAACCGGGTCGTGCGGTGTTTTCGCTGCTCGACAACGGACAGCCGATGCAGATCGACGTCGATTGTCCCGACAGCTCGATAATGAACAACGTGGCGCTGGTGCTGGACAACTCGGGAAGTCTTGGCGGTCTGGCTTTCGACAGTCTCAAGGCGGGCACGCATTCGGTAGTGGACAGCCTCCGCGACAACGACGCCACTGCGATGTACAATTTCAGCAACGGTGGCCAACGTGTGCTGGATTTCACGACGGACAAAGCCATACTTCATTCCACCGTAAGCGCGATGACCCTCGGTGGGAATACGCCGCTGTACCAGACTATCGACATGGCGTTGCGAGACCTCGACGCGCGTGTCGGGAGGAAGTATTGCATCGTCTTCACCGACGGCGTGGACAATGCATCGAGCGTGCTATGGAGCGATCTCATTCCGAGGGCGCAAGCGGCGGGCATACGCGTGTATATTATCGGTTTCGGCAACACGGAGCTTTCCGACGACATCCTCTCCACCATCGCACGCGACACCGGCGGACGCTACTGGCGCATTTTCGCACCGGCACTTATCGCCGGCATTCTGCGCAGCATCGCTTCGGAAATCGCCTCGCCGTACTGCACCATCAATTACGAAGCCACCGGCTGCGCGGACAGCCTGCGCATCCTGAACCTCTCCGCCACACTGGACGGACAGAGTGCCGCGACGGACACGGCCTACGTCTCACCTTTCCGCGCGGATACGCTCTACGCGAGCGTCGTCGCTCCCGACCGCATCTTGCCCGGTGATCGCGCGCTGGTGTACATCGCGCTGCAGCCGGGATTGCACACCGGGCTCGAACTCAGCTTCCGCTTCCTGCTGCGCTACGATCCCGCGCTGCTCAGCGCCACACCGCCGACGGCCATCACCGTCGGCACCATCACGCAAAACACCGCCGCCCGCGTGCGTCAGCTCCGGCCCGGCGTGCTGCAATTCTCGGCCGAATTCGCAGTGCCCGGCATGTCGCAGGGGAATCTCATCGGTATACAACTGCGGCATGCGGTGGGCGACAGCAGTCGTCCTGTGGTACTCACGCTCGACAGCCTCACGCTTACCGCCGGTTGTCCCACGACGGTGATTCTCATATCCGACACCATGGAAGTCTGTCAATGCGAGCAAAGCTTCATTGCCAACATGCATGGCATTGCCATCGCGACCCACGGTGAAGAGGTCACGGTTCCACTCGCAATTCCACTTCCAGGCTCAAGCGTGCCCGTGCTGCTGCGCACATGGCTGCATTATGCTGCCACGGCGCTCCGTTTCTCCGGTGTAGACGATGCGGCGGGCGAGGGTTGGGACGCACAGATTGACGAGGCGAATGGGAGGTTGCGGATCGATCTCTACACACGCAGCAATGCCGACTCGCTGCTGCCGCGGCTTCGCTTCCTTGCTCATGGAGAGAAAAAGCCCATGAGAACCTTTGTCGGCGTAGACAGCATGAAGCTTTACGCGGACTGCTGCTACAATACCGGTTCGTCCGGGCAATGGGTGTGGGTTGACGGACGCTGCGAATTCCTCGTACGGCGCAAAGCGGTTGCCACCATTGTTTCGACATATCCAAACCCTGCATACGATATGCTGCATGTCGCAACGAGCATCACTTCCACCGAGACTGCGCCTGCCCTGCTCGAGCTCTTCGACGCTCGCGGGCAGCTCGTCAGGAGCGTGCATCTGTCAACGGAAATATCGGAGCGCATAACCAGCCTCGGTGTGCAGGATCTGCCTCCGGGACGCTATACCATTCGCCTCTCAACCGCAGCTTCAATCAGCGCGAGGACGGTGATGGTAGTGCGGTAG